The Chitinophaga sp. H8 genome contains a region encoding:
- the fabF gene encoding beta-ketoacyl-ACP synthase II, with translation MKRVVITGMGALTPIGNEVTAFWNNLISGKSGAATITRFDASLFRTRFACELKDFDVNSLLDKADIRKTDPFTQYALVVANQAIADAGLDFSTMNPFDTGVIWGSGQGGMQTFEEQVTEYVTGGNKPRFSPYFVPKLISNMAPGMISIQHHLMGINYTTVSACATSNTAMMDALNYIRWGKAKVIITGGSEAPVTPASVGGFCAMKAMSVRNEDPAAASRPFDVNRDGFVMGEGAGALVLEEYEHAKARGARIYAEVAGAAMTADAYHMTATHPEGLGALQAMKFALEDAGLNAGDVHYLNAHATSTPVGDLSETTAIARLFGQEATHLHISATKSMTGHLLGAAGAIEAIAAVMSIQTGIIPPTINTQEPDPAIPAGLQIVFKDAIEKKVAVSMSNTFGFGGHNGIVVFKALS, from the coding sequence ATGAAAAGAGTTGTAATTACAGGCATGGGCGCCCTTACACCAATAGGTAATGAAGTAACTGCCTTCTGGAACAACCTTATATCCGGCAAAAGTGGTGCAGCTACCATTACCCGGTTTGATGCCAGTTTATTCCGGACCAGATTTGCCTGCGAGCTGAAAGATTTTGATGTAAACAGTTTGTTGGATAAGGCCGATATCAGGAAAACAGATCCATTTACACAATATGCACTGGTAGTGGCCAATCAGGCAATAGCAGATGCGGGATTGGATTTCAGTACGATGAATCCCTTTGATACAGGGGTAATCTGGGGTTCCGGGCAAGGAGGCATGCAAACCTTTGAGGAGCAGGTCACCGAATATGTAACTGGTGGTAATAAACCGCGGTTCAGCCCCTATTTTGTGCCGAAACTCATTTCCAATATGGCGCCAGGTATGATCTCTATTCAACACCATTTGATGGGGATCAACTACACGACGGTTTCGGCCTGTGCTACCTCCAATACCGCCATGATGGATGCACTGAATTACATCCGCTGGGGAAAAGCCAAGGTGATCATTACCGGAGGATCTGAAGCTCCTGTCACACCGGCTTCCGTAGGTGGATTTTGTGCAATGAAAGCGATGTCTGTCAGAAATGAGGATCCCGCAGCTGCTTCCCGTCCCTTTGACGTAAACAGGGATGGATTTGTGATGGGTGAAGGCGCAGGCGCTTTAGTACTGGAAGAGTATGAGCATGCCAAAGCAAGAGGAGCCAGGATATATGCAGAAGTAGCAGGCGCAGCGATGACAGCAGATGCTTATCATATGACTGCCACCCATCCGGAAGGATTAGGGGCTTTGCAGGCCATGAAATTTGCACTAGAAGATGCGGGGTTGAATGCAGGCGATGTACACTACCTCAACGCCCATGCCACCTCTACACCTGTTGGGGACCTTAGTGAAACCACTGCCATTGCACGGCTTTTTGGTCAGGAAGCCACCCACCTGCATATTAGTGCTACCAAATCTATGACCGGACATTTACTGGGCGCAGCAGGAGCTATTGAAGCGATTGCCGCGGTGATGAGTATCCAAACCGGTATCATCCCTCCTACTATCAATACACAGGAACCTGACCCTGCTATTCCGGCAGGGCTACAGATTGTATTTAAGGATGCAATAGAGAAAAAAGTAGCCGTATCGATGAGCAATACTTTTGGCTTTGGTGGGCACAATGGCATTGTGGTATTTAAAGCGCTATCATAA
- a CDS encoding bifunctional 3,4-dihydroxy-2-butanone-4-phosphate synthase/GTP cyclohydrolase II: MLDKITDAIEDIKKGKLVIVVDDEDRENEGDFITAARNVTPEIINFMSTHGRGLICAPLVEERCEELGLELMVRDNTALHQTPFTVSVDLLGHGCTTGISAHDRAKTVQALINPDTKPEFLGKPGHIFPLKAKKGGVLRRAGHTEATIDLARLAGFEPAGVLVEIMNEDGSMARLPQLREIAAKFDLKLISIKDLIAYCLAHETLIEEEVRVQMPTKYGNFELIAFKQLNSGEMHMALKKGDWEKDEPVLVRVHSSCFTGDILHSLRCDCGEQLHAAMEMVEEEGKGLILYMNQEGRGIGLTNKLKAYKLQEEGRDTVQANLELGFKMDERDYGVGAQILRHLNISKIRLMTNNPRKRAGLKGYGLEIVENVPIEVHANPHNEFYLKTKRDKLGHEIMKD; encoded by the coding sequence ATGTTAGATAAGATAACAGATGCGATAGAAGATATAAAGAAGGGTAAACTGGTGATCGTAGTGGATGATGAAGACCGCGAAAATGAAGGGGATTTTATTACGGCAGCCCGTAATGTAACCCCCGAAATCATCAACTTTATGAGTACACATGGGCGCGGACTGATCTGCGCACCACTGGTAGAAGAGCGTTGCGAAGAACTGGGACTGGAGCTGATGGTACGCGACAATACAGCTTTACATCAAACGCCCTTTACCGTTTCCGTGGATCTACTGGGCCATGGCTGCACTACCGGAATTTCTGCTCATGACAGGGCCAAAACCGTACAGGCATTAATCAATCCGGATACCAAACCTGAATTTCTGGGAAAACCCGGTCATATCTTTCCGCTGAAAGCCAAGAAAGGCGGGGTATTACGCAGAGCCGGCCATACAGAAGCTACTATTGACCTGGCCAGACTGGCAGGGTTTGAACCAGCGGGCGTATTGGTGGAGATCATGAATGAGGATGGCTCTATGGCCCGCTTACCCCAACTCCGCGAAATCGCAGCAAAATTTGACCTGAAGCTAATTTCTATTAAAGACCTGATCGCTTACTGCCTGGCACATGAAACCCTGATTGAAGAAGAAGTAAGGGTACAGATGCCTACCAAATACGGCAATTTTGAGCTGATCGCTTTTAAACAACTCAATTCCGGAGAAATGCACATGGCGCTGAAGAAAGGCGACTGGGAAAAAGATGAGCCGGTACTGGTAAGGGTACACTCTTCCTGCTTTACCGGTGATATCCTGCACTCCCTCCGGTGCGACTGTGGCGAACAACTGCACGCAGCGATGGAAATGGTTGAGGAAGAAGGCAAAGGCCTGATCCTTTACATGAACCAGGAAGGAAGAGGTATAGGACTTACCAATAAATTGAAAGCCTATAAATTGCAGGAAGAAGGACGGGATACCGTTCAGGCCAACCTGGAACTGGGCTTTAAAATGGATGAACGTGATTATGGCGTGGGGGCACAGATTCTCCGTCATTTGAATATTTCCAAAATACGCCTGATGACCAATAACCCACGGAAACGTGCCGGTTTAAAAGGATATGGACTGGAAATCGTTGAAAATGTACCTATTGAAGTACATGCTAATCCGCACAATGAGTTTTACCTGAAAACCAAGCGGGACAAACTGGGGCATGAGATCATGAAGGACTAA
- a CDS encoding TetR/AcrR family transcriptional regulator: protein MSDTKEKIVALADQLVRTKGYNAFSYKDISEPLSIKNAAIHYHFPAKGDLGIGVIEREIKKFNTNTNKWKHLPEDEQLNHLFEVFNTSSKKGVICLMGSLTPDYDTLPEAMQEKVQEMGNGILNWLSNCLENGRSKHLLHFEGAAYDRALLVISNLQSSLLLSRVLGRKTFTRISNQLLKDLR from the coding sequence ATGTCTGACACAAAAGAAAAGATTGTTGCACTGGCAGACCAGTTGGTGAGAACAAAGGGATATAATGCTTTCAGTTATAAGGATATTTCAGAGCCTTTATCCATAAAAAATGCTGCGATTCATTATCATTTCCCTGCCAAAGGAGATTTGGGTATAGGAGTAATAGAAAGAGAAATAAAAAAATTTAATACCAATACCAACAAATGGAAGCATTTACCGGAAGATGAGCAGCTAAACCATCTCTTTGAAGTATTTAACACCAGCAGCAAAAAAGGAGTGATCTGTTTAATGGGTTCGCTTACCCCGGATTATGATACCCTTCCGGAAGCCATGCAGGAGAAAGTACAGGAGATGGGCAACGGCATTTTAAACTGGCTGAGTAATTGTCTTGAAAACGGGCGCAGCAAGCATTTACTGCATTTTGAAGGAGCGGCCTATGACCGGGCACTGCTGGTAATTTCCAATCTGCAATCTTCCCTGTTATTATCCAGGGTATTAGGCCGGAAAACGTTTACCAGGATCAGTAACCAACTATTAAAAGATCTGCGTTAA
- a CDS encoding translocation/assembly module TamB domain-containing protein — MLGLIVLIGILVNIPVVQNFLVHEVTVRLSEQLKTRVEIRKVNLRLFNSMQLEGTLIEDQHKDTLLYAGNLQVRITDWFFFQEKPIIKYVGLANAKVNLTRHRNDSLWNYQFIIDAFTPTTPDTSKQSGKGIAIDLKKLDLRNTSINKVDAWVGEDMRVSAKRIYLDAKNLDLQKHNIDIQELLLDQPTFIITSYDPSPLRQKKPVQQDTSPVADTSTGPPQLRWNNANWRLLVKELNIKNGLFGVDHLGDTTPVEAGYFAPHHIRFSDINLSLVNTSLVKDSIYGDLTLRTKERSGFEVKQLTSRFKMSPVEMEFSQMDLITNRSHLRDYYTMQYEDFSSMGDYINEVYMRAHFKDSKLSSDDIAYFAPTLATWKKEIALNGDVRGPVSNLKASNIDLQAGTTTRLRGSVDMRGLPVINETFIDFHAEELQTNGNDVIQIFPSLKHIDPVRLDRVTALSFQGSFTGFVNDFVAYGKFQTNLGNLSSDLNFKTSGDVPVYSGSLATTKFNLGALLNEPDISTLSLSAKVNGAGFNFKTLKASVDANIQEINLFGYNYQNIKTNGDLTKKFFNGSLTANDPNLDMDFAGTIDFNAALPVFRFNSQIRHADLKALHLTEDSIRLQAMLDLNFAGSNIDNFDGIARVHEVSAFKNNKRLEFDSLMISTHTVNNEKTLNIAGSEMAGYVKGTYSFMDLPNAFQLLLNKYYPSYFKSPPPINMGQDFSFAFEFGEVDKLLNGYTNLISGFNETKIEGSLNTMSGQVSLNVAIPEGAYQQYQLQDVQLKATGNFNKIDVSTTIGKVLSGSNVILKNPLIMASSSHDTSFIKVDLQAEDTTSLDGFYARVITVGDGVKINFLNSAFTVNERQWNVTPGNEIYWSTHFLTVKNLRVTRNNQSITVETNEFNPDESRFIVSLKNLILSDVIPAQLVTTRIEGMADGVINISDPTHNLDITADITARQLRVENDSIGTVTINGGYAQRDGNATFTVKSDNIGKSFLVDASVGLSATNKALAATVDLNGTSISLLEKYLSGHVTELTGTATGKVTVGGTTDRPSVKGQLKLDTVGLTVNYLGTHYQIPLLNVNIDDNLIEFGNFSLVDKNKSVATASGYISHDHFEKLNFDFDVTGRKFIFMSTTADDSDLFYGDVVADGKVYFSGPLNDLQLHVIARPIKGTHFYLPISDSKDIGKYDYITFKTYGKEIKEKKKKDNVKLNIKLDIAANPDAQIDVILDATTGDIISANGTGNLQINVNTEGDFSMFGNYEINNGTYTFTFQRLTSWKFDIEKNSSISWNGDPREAKMNITAKYSLPKVSLYNLAGPTGSVSSDKLATRQERVDILINLRGALMKPDIAYEIGLPDVGTLSYESGVAAKLKEINQDQNKALLQMYGLLLSNQFLPDDANGGGANVAVTGKNSVGQALSAQASAILNNLAGTLLKNSGIGINLGYRAYNIGNQDNSSIDRNQVTAGITSTLFNNRFRLYAGGDYDWGQAAANANANRFAGDFRLEYLLTPDGRIRVNAFSKSDYDVYNLANRVKSGLGISYVREYNKFIELFRDQQRNRIADSLRRRAAALRVLPTDTSKTPGDTTRP; from the coding sequence TTGTTGGGCCTCATAGTACTTATTGGCATTCTTGTTAATATCCCGGTAGTCCAAAACTTCCTGGTTCATGAGGTAACAGTCCGGCTTTCAGAGCAACTAAAAACCAGGGTTGAAATCCGGAAGGTAAATCTGCGCCTGTTCAACAGTATGCAACTGGAAGGCACCCTTATTGAGGACCAGCATAAAGATACTTTGTTGTATGCCGGTAATTTACAGGTGCGCATTACGGATTGGTTCTTTTTTCAGGAGAAACCCATCATCAAGTATGTGGGTTTGGCCAATGCGAAAGTAAATCTTACCCGCCACCGGAATGATTCCCTCTGGAACTACCAGTTTATCATAGATGCATTTACCCCCACCACACCGGATACCAGTAAGCAATCTGGTAAAGGTATTGCCATAGATCTCAAAAAGCTGGACTTACGTAATACCAGTATCAATAAGGTGGATGCCTGGGTAGGAGAAGATATGCGGGTATCCGCCAAACGGATTTACCTGGATGCGAAAAACCTGGACCTTCAGAAACATAATATCGATATCCAGGAACTCCTGCTGGACCAGCCCACTTTTATCATCACCAGCTATGATCCGTCTCCCCTCCGGCAAAAAAAGCCGGTTCAACAGGATACTTCCCCTGTTGCGGATACTTCCACCGGACCTCCCCAGCTACGCTGGAACAATGCCAACTGGCGGCTGCTGGTAAAAGAGCTGAATATCAAAAACGGGTTGTTTGGAGTGGATCATTTAGGTGATACTACTCCTGTAGAAGCCGGTTATTTTGCACCGCATCATATCCGCTTTAGTGATATTAATCTCTCCCTCGTCAACACCAGCCTGGTAAAAGACAGTATTTACGGCGACCTTACCCTGCGTACAAAAGAAAGAAGCGGATTTGAGGTAAAGCAACTCACCAGCAGATTTAAGATGTCGCCCGTGGAAATGGAGTTTTCGCAGATGGACCTGATCACGAACAGAAGCCATTTGCGGGATTACTATACCATGCAGTATGAAGATTTTAGCAGTATGGGCGATTATATCAACGAGGTATATATGCGTGCGCATTTTAAAGACAGCAAACTCTCGTCTGATGACATTGCCTATTTTGCACCCACGTTGGCTACCTGGAAAAAGGAGATTGCGTTGAACGGTGATGTAAGAGGCCCTGTAAGCAACCTGAAAGCCAGCAATATTGATTTGCAGGCCGGCACCACTACCCGGCTCCGGGGTAGTGTAGATATGAGGGGGCTTCCGGTTATCAACGAAACCTTTATCGATTTTCACGCAGAAGAATTGCAAACGAATGGGAATGATGTTATACAAATATTTCCTTCCCTGAAACATATCGATCCTGTTCGCCTGGACCGGGTAACTGCCCTTAGTTTCCAGGGAAGCTTTACCGGATTCGTGAATGACTTTGTTGCTTATGGAAAATTCCAGACTAACCTGGGCAACCTCAGCTCGGATCTCAACTTTAAAACCAGCGGGGATGTACCGGTATATTCAGGTAGCCTTGCCACGACCAAATTCAACCTGGGCGCCTTGCTGAATGAACCGGATATTTCCACCCTTTCGCTGAGTGCAAAGGTTAATGGAGCAGGCTTTAACTTCAAAACGCTGAAAGCATCCGTAGACGCCAACATACAGGAAATAAACCTGTTTGGTTATAACTATCAGAATATTAAAACGAACGGGGATCTGACTAAAAAGTTCTTTAATGGATCTTTAACGGCGAATGATCCCAACCTGGATATGGACTTTGCCGGGACCATTGATTTTAATGCCGCTTTGCCCGTATTCAGATTCAATTCGCAAATCCGCCATGCAGATCTGAAAGCCCTTCATCTTACAGAAGATTCTATCCGGTTGCAGGCAATGCTGGACTTAAATTTTGCAGGTAGCAATATTGATAACTTTGATGGTATTGCCAGGGTTCATGAAGTATCAGCCTTTAAAAATAATAAAAGGCTGGAATTTGACTCCCTGATGATATCCACGCATACGGTCAACAATGAAAAGACACTCAATATTGCCGGTAGCGAAATGGCCGGGTATGTAAAAGGGACTTATAGTTTCATGGATCTGCCCAATGCGTTCCAGTTGTTGTTAAACAAATATTATCCCAGCTATTTTAAATCCCCTCCTCCTATCAATATGGGGCAGGATTTCAGCTTTGCTTTTGAATTTGGGGAAGTCGATAAACTGCTCAATGGATATACCAATCTGATTTCCGGTTTTAATGAGACGAAGATAGAAGGCTCACTGAATACAATGAGCGGGCAGGTATCGCTGAATGTGGCTATACCGGAAGGCGCTTATCAGCAATACCAGTTACAGGACGTACAGTTAAAAGCTACCGGCAATTTTAATAAAATAGATGTAAGCACCACTATCGGCAAAGTACTATCGGGCAGTAATGTAATATTGAAAAACCCATTGATCATGGCCAGCTCCAGTCATGATACCTCTTTCATCAAAGTGGACCTTCAGGCAGAAGATACCACCTCACTGGACGGATTCTATGCGCGGGTAATAACAGTAGGTGATGGGGTGAAGATCAACTTTCTGAATAGTGCCTTTACGGTAAATGAACGGCAGTGGAATGTAACTCCCGGTAATGAAATTTATTGGAGCACTCACTTTCTTACTGTCAAGAACCTGCGTGTAACCCGTAACAACCAGAGTATTACGGTAGAAACCAATGAATTTAATCCGGATGAATCACGTTTCATCGTCAGTCTTAAAAACCTGATATTGTCTGACGTAATCCCGGCCCAGCTTGTTACCACCCGTATTGAAGGGATGGCAGACGGCGTCATTAATATTTCCGATCCTACCCATAACCTGGATATCACCGCAGATATTACCGCCCGGCAGTTGCGGGTAGAGAATGATTCCATTGGCACTGTCACCATCAATGGAGGTTATGCACAGCGTGACGGGAATGCCACTTTTACGGTAAAGTCTGATAATATCGGTAAAAGCTTTCTGGTAGATGCCAGCGTAGGTTTATCCGCCACCAACAAAGCACTGGCAGCCACTGTAGATCTCAATGGCACCTCTATCAGTTTGCTGGAGAAATACCTGAGTGGCCATGTAACCGAGCTTACCGGTACTGCCACCGGAAAAGTAACAGTAGGCGGCACTACAGACCGCCCCTCTGTAAAAGGACAGTTGAAACTTGATACGGTAGGATTAACGGTAAATTACCTGGGTACTCATTACCAGATTCCTTTGCTGAACGTGAACATTGACGACAACCTGATTGAGTTTGGCAATTTCAGCCTGGTAGATAAGAACAAAAGTGTGGCCACCGCCAGCGGCTATATCAGTCATGACCACTTTGAAAAACTGAATTTCGACTTTGACGTTACCGGGCGCAAGTTTATATTTATGAGTACCACAGCAGACGACAGCGATCTCTTTTACGGGGATGTGGTAGCCGATGGAAAAGTGTATTTCTCCGGCCCGCTGAACGATCTGCAATTGCATGTAATAGCCCGTCCTATTAAAGGCACTCATTTTTATCTTCCTATTTCCGACAGTAAGGATATTGGTAAATATGACTATATCACCTTTAAAACCTATGGTAAGGAAATCAAGGAAAAGAAGAAAAAAGACAACGTAAAACTGAATATCAAACTGGATATTGCCGCCAATCCTGATGCACAGATCGATGTGATCCTGGATGCTACTACCGGTGATATCATTTCTGCCAATGGAACAGGTAATCTGCAGATCAATGTAAATACAGAAGGCGACTTCAGTATGTTTGGCAACTATGAAATCAATAATGGTACCTATACTTTTACTTTCCAGCGTTTAACCAGCTGGAAATTTGATATAGAAAAGAACAGCAGCATCAGCTGGAACGGAGATCCACGGGAAGCGAAAATGAATATCACGGCCAAATACTCGCTGCCTAAGGTAAGCCTGTATAACCTGGCCGGACCTACCGGATCAGTAAGCAGTGATAAGCTGGCCACCCGTCAGGAAAGAGTGGATATTCTGATCAACCTGCGGGGCGCCCTGATGAAGCCTGATATTGCCTATGAAATAGGCTTACCTGATGTGGGAACGCTTTCTTATGAAAGCGGCGTTGCTGCCAAACTGAAGGAAATAAATCAGGATCAGAATAAGGCCCTGCTACAAATGTATGGATTGCTTTTATCCAACCAGTTTTTACCAGATGATGCCAATGGTGGAGGAGCCAATGTGGCCGTTACCGGTAAAAACAGTGTAGGGCAGGCATTATCTGCACAGGCTTCTGCCATCTTAAATAATCTTGCAGGCACATTACTGAAAAACAGTGGCATCGGTATCAATCTGGGATACCGGGCCTATAATATAGGCAACCAGGATAATTCTTCTATTGACCGTAACCAGGTAACCGCGGGGATCACCAGTACCTTATTCAATAACCGTTTCCGGTTGTATGCCGGTGGGGATTATGATTGGGGACAGGCTGCCGCCAATGCCAATGCCAATCGTTTTGCAGGCGACTTCCGACTGGAATACCTGCTCACACCGGATGGCAGGATCAGGGTCAATGCCTTCAGCAAAAGTGATTATGATGTTTACAACCTGGCCAACAGGGTAAAATCGGGCCTGGGCATTTCTTATGTAAGGGAGTATAATAAATTCATTGAATTATTCCGGGACCAGCAACGGAACCGTATCGCCGACTCCCTCCGGCGCCGGGCAGCAGCACTCCGCGTCCTCCCAACCGACACGTCAAAAACACCGGGAGATACTACCAGGCCGTAA
- a CDS encoding TonB-dependent receptor: MNGRIVTANNEALPGATVMAIHTPSGTKYGTTTDGEGFFRIPNMNVGGPYKVTVSYIGFNEFTQNDIFLSLGQTFKLNTKLTEKGRDIQEIQVIGQRNSLFDPNRKGAQTTLSRAQIDALPTVGRNYTDFVRLSPQVRLTKDGSGNNGISIAGTNSRYNAIFVDGAVQNDVFGLADNGANGGQIGLSPFSVDIIDQFNINVSPFDVKQGGFAGGSVNAVTRSGTNDIEGSAYLFFRNQSLAGKTPTDIKDQERKKLNDFTSKTYGVRVGGPIIKNKLFYFINAEFQNDNTPQPFDYKQYATGVGANAATPEVLKQISDKLNGYGYDPGGYGSASNSLEGRKLFVRLDWNINNVHKFTIRHQYTHGRSISPKVSTARTLNFANAGTDFPSTTNATTAELKSLFGNKASNSLLVGVNIVRDDRNPIGGKFPAVFITNESIAFGSDAFSAANLLKQDVITLTDNFELYKGRHTFTFGTSNEYYNMFNIFIRNNYGSYTFANANDFLTGAGPTKFDRTFSLVDNKQGDDTKAAARLKALQLGVYAQDDYQVSDRFKLSLGIRADMPIFLDDPMKNDDFNDNVLPKIVATGWDIKGAKTGVKPDSKILLSPRVAFNWDVTGDQTTQLRGGAGIFTSRIPFVWVGGMYNNNGLTVGGLSYDKSRPVGPNNQPVAFEPAWDKQPTAAAGPSGQIDLFAKNFKFPQVFRTSLALDQKLPWGIIGTLEAIYTKTINNVNYFNLTYVESGKHVTGNGGDNRPIWRPIAGDTMKTYTNVMYAENTSKGYTYNITAQFQKNFNNGFSAMASYTYGRAKGLNDGQSAQNSSQWRMPNVRGKNDIDFGYSIYDMGSRVTASLTYKKDYAGFLATTVTLYYTGQAGDRFSYGYNDKPAYPITNDLDKGLNIMYVPRDASEIHLVDVKDKNGNVTLSKEDQWKNLNSFIESDSYLSSRRGQYAERNAVRAPFSNIFDLHLAQDFYIKQRDGKRHTLQLTFDVFNLGNMLNKDWGRLYTARLGMTYNNYTLVDFQGFEADGTTAKFNYTGPATKNKTVAQIDDFGLQSARWQGQVGVRYIFR, encoded by the coding sequence ATGAACGGAAGAATCGTAACTGCCAACAATGAGGCGTTGCCCGGAGCTACTGTGATGGCCATACACACACCTTCCGGTACCAAATACGGTACTACTACAGATGGGGAAGGCTTTTTCCGGATCCCCAATATGAATGTGGGGGGCCCGTACAAGGTAACTGTTTCTTATATCGGGTTCAATGAATTTACACAGAATGACATCTTTCTCTCCCTGGGACAGACCTTTAAGCTCAATACCAAGCTGACAGAGAAAGGCCGTGATATCCAGGAAATACAAGTCATTGGCCAGCGCAACAGCTTATTTGATCCCAACCGTAAAGGAGCGCAAACCACTTTAAGCCGGGCACAGATCGATGCATTGCCAACAGTAGGCCGCAACTATACCGACTTTGTAAGGTTATCCCCACAAGTGAGGCTGACCAAGGATGGTAGTGGTAATAACGGGATTTCCATTGCAGGTACCAACAGCCGATATAATGCCATATTTGTGGATGGCGCCGTTCAGAATGATGTGTTCGGGCTGGCCGATAATGGTGCCAATGGCGGCCAGATCGGGCTCTCCCCTTTCAGTGTGGACATTATTGATCAGTTTAATATTAATGTTTCCCCCTTTGATGTAAAACAGGGAGGCTTTGCAGGGGGGTCTGTGAACGCAGTAACCAGGAGCGGTACCAATGACATTGAAGGTTCTGCTTATTTATTTTTCCGTAATCAGAGCCTGGCCGGTAAAACACCTACCGATATCAAAGACCAGGAACGCAAAAAATTAAATGATTTTACCTCCAAAACCTATGGTGTGCGGGTAGGTGGCCCCATTATCAAGAACAAGCTTTTCTACTTTATTAATGCAGAATTTCAGAATGATAACACACCTCAGCCGTTTGACTATAAACAATATGCTACCGGTGTAGGTGCCAATGCTGCTACCCCAGAGGTGCTGAAACAGATTTCTGATAAATTAAACGGCTATGGATATGACCCAGGAGGATATGGTTCTGCATCCAACAGCCTGGAAGGCAGAAAATTATTTGTTCGCCTGGACTGGAATATCAACAATGTACATAAATTCACCATCCGTCATCAATATACCCATGGACGGAGCATCAGTCCAAAAGTATCTACTGCCAGGACGCTGAATTTTGCCAACGCGGGCACAGACTTCCCTTCTACTACCAATGCTACTACCGCTGAGTTAAAAAGCCTGTTTGGCAATAAAGCATCCAATTCCCTGCTGGTAGGTGTGAATATTGTACGGGATGACCGTAATCCGATAGGCGGCAAATTCCCGGCTGTATTTATTACCAACGAATCCATTGCCTTTGGAAGTGATGCCTTTTCAGCAGCTAATTTGCTGAAGCAGGACGTTATTACCTTAACAGATAACTTTGAACTGTATAAAGGCCGTCACACCTTCACCTTTGGTACCAGCAATGAGTACTATAATATGTTTAACATATTTATCCGTAATAACTACGGGTCCTATACTTTTGCTAATGCCAATGATTTCCTGACAGGTGCTGGTCCAACAAAATTTGACAGAACATTCTCGCTGGTAGACAACAAACAGGGAGATGATACCAAAGCAGCTGCCAGGCTGAAAGCACTTCAACTGGGGGTATATGCACAAGATGATTACCAGGTAAGCGACCGGTTTAAATTATCACTCGGTATCCGTGCTGACATGCCGATCTTCCTGGATGATCCCATGAAGAATGACGACTTCAACGATAATGTATTACCCAAAATCGTAGCTACCGGCTGGGATATCAAAGGAGCTAAAACAGGGGTAAAACCTGACAGTAAAATCCTGCTTTCTCCACGCGTGGCCTTTAACTGGGATGTAACCGGCGATCAGACTACCCAATTACGTGGTGGTGCAGGTATCTTTACCAGCCGCATCCCATTTGTATGGGTAGGTGGTATGTACAACAACAATGGCCTTACCGTGGGTGGATTGTCGTATGACAAATCAAGACCTGTAGGACCGAATAATCAGCCAGTAGCATTTGAACCGGCATGGGACAAACAACCAACTGCTGCTGCAGGCCCTTCCGGACAGATTGACTTGTTTGCCAAGAACTTTAAGTTCCCTCAGGTGTTCAGAACCAGCCTCGCTTTGGATCAGAAATTACCATGGGGTATCATTGGTACTTTAGAAGCTATCTATACCAAAACCATCAATAACGTCAACTACTTCAATCTCACATATGTAGAAAGTGGCAAGCATGTTACCGGCAACGGCGGCGATAACCGTCCTATCTGGCGGCCAATAGCAGGTGATACCATGAAAACATATACCAATGTGATGTATGCAGAAAATACCAGCAAAGGTTACACGTATAACATCACCGCACAGTTCCAGAAGAACTTTAACAATGGATTCAGTGCAATGGCATCTTATACTTACGGTCGTGCAAAAGGGTTGAATGATGGACAATCAGCACAAAACTCTTCCCAATGGCGTATGCCTAACGTAAGAGGTAAGAATGATATCGATTTTGGTTATTCTATTTATGATATGGGCTCCCGTGTTACGGCCTCTTTAACCTATAAAAAGGATTATGCTGGATTCCTTGCTACAACTGTTACCCTGTATTATACCGGCCAGGCAGGCGACCGGTTCTCTTACGGCTACAATGACAAACCAGCTTATCCTATCACCAACGATCTGGATAAAGGGTTGAACATTATGTACGTTCCCAGAGATGCCAGTGAAATTCACCTGGTGGATGTAAAAGACAAAAACGGGAATGTTACGCTTTCTAAAGAAGATCAATGGAAAAACCTGAACAGCTTTATTGAAAGCGATAGTTATCTGAGCAGCCGCAGGGGACAATATGCAGAAAGGAATGCTGTAAGAGCACCTTTCTCCAATATCTTTGACCTGCACCTTGCACAGGATTTTTACATCAAACAAAGGGATGGCAAAAGGCATACTCTCCAGCTTACTTTTGATGTATTTAACCTGGGGAATATGCTTAACAAAGATTGGGGACGCCTGTACACTGCCAGACTGGGGATGACTTACAACAACTATACACTGGTTGACTTCCAGGGCTTTGAAGCAGATGGTACTACTGCCAAATTTAACTATACCGGTCCGGCTACTAAAAACAAAACCGTGGCGCAGATAGATGATTTTGGTTTGCAGAGTGCCCGCTGGCAAGGACAAGTGGGAGTAAGATATATTTTCAGATAA